The Pseudomonas nunensis genome includes the window CCGAATCGACGTAGAGCACGTCCGGGTCCACCAGAATGTTCGGGAAGCGCTCGGCCAGTTCATGGGTGTAGCGCCAATGCGTGGTGGCGCGGTGACCGTCGAGCAGACCGGTGGCTGCCAGCACAAATACCCCGGAGCAGATCGACAGCAGACGCGCGCCCCGTGCGTGGGCCTGGCGCAATGCGGCGAGCAACGCCTCGGGCACCGGTGCCTGACGGTCGCGCCAACCGGGCACGATGATGGTCCGGGCGCTTTCCAGCAATTCCATGCCGCCGTCCGCCAGCACCTGAATGCCGCCCATGGCGCGCATCGGGCCTGCATCCACGGCGACGATCTGATGTTCATACCACGGGAAATCGAACTCCGGTCGGGCCAGGCCGAAGATCTCCACGGCGATGCCGAATTCGAAAGTGCACAGGCCGTCGTAGGCCAGGATCGCGACTAATCCAGGGTTGGTCTGCATTTGGCGGAAAGTTCCCGGTGAGTGTCTTGTGCGCCACTGTAGCGGCAAGCGGCGGGCAGATAAAGTCTGCCTACACCCACCCGAGAAAAGGACTACACCCCATGACCAGCCTGGTACGCGCGATTCCCGCAGCCCCGTCCGCCATTGCCCTGATGCATTTCAGCAATCGCCTGACCTTTGAAACCGATTGTTCCGACGTGTTCGGCAGCCAGCAGGCAGGCGAGGTGGATTTTGTTCTGGTGGATACACGCGGCCCGTTGGCCTTTGAGCGGGGACATGTGCCGGGGGCGATCAATATTCCGGGGCGGCTGATGACCGTCGAGACGTTGGCGGCTTATCCCACATCCACGGTGTTCGTGGTCTATTGCGCCGGCCCGCACTGCAACGGCGCGAACAAGGCTGCGGTGAAACTGGCGGCGCTGGGTTACCCGGTCAAGGAAATGATCGGCGGTGTGACGGGCTGGCTGGATGAGGGGTTTGAGTTGAGTGTCGAGGCGGCGCGGCCGGCGAGCACGGTGGTCAGTTGCGAATGTTGAGGTAGACGGAAAGATCGCAGCCTCGTTTTACTCGACAGCTCCTACGGGTTTGGTATTCGCCGCAATGTGGCGGGTGAACACAATCCCCTGTAGGAGCTGTCGAGTGAAACGAGGCTGCGATCTTTTGATCTTGCTTCTTCAAACCCCAGCCCACCACCCATCCAGCGTCCCCCGCAGCCACTCAAACACCGCCGCATGCTCGACACCATCATCCTCCCCTCGCGGCAGCGGCGACTCGTCACCAAAATGCTCATTCAGCAAAACCACCGATTGCGCATCCCACTCCGGGTGAAACTGCAACCCGACCCGCGTCGGCCCGACCCGATACATCTGCTGCTCGCACGCCGCACTGCTGGCCAGCAATTGCGCCCCCGGCGGCAAGTCGATCGCGTCTTCATGCCATTCCAGCACGTTCAACACCTGACCATCCGCAAAGCTCACTCGGGTCCAGCCCGTTTCAGGACGCGCCATACGCCGCACGCTCCCGCCCAGACTCAAGGCCAACAGCTGCGCCCCCAGGCAAATGGCGAATACCGCCGCGCCTTGCTCCAGGCTGGCGGCCAGCCACTGTCGTTCGTGTTCCAGCCATTCAGGCCCGGCATTGGATTCGTAAGGCCCGCCCAGCAGGATCACCGGAGCCGCACTTATCGGCGGTAACTGCCCGAGATCGGCGCGAAAGACGTTCAACGTGATTCCACGCAACCGCGCCCATTCGGCAATGGCACCGGGACCTTCGGCGGGGTGGTGCTGGATCAGGTTCAGCTCGGGCATCGGGGTTCTCGGATTGGAAGCAGATGGCGCTCAATGTGCAGCAAAACATCGGTCATCGCCAGTGACGCTTGGCGCCGGTTTTCATTGCGACTCTTCAGTCGGATAAACACCCGAACCCCGTAGGTTTTATCTGAAAACGAGGCTTGTCCTACAGTCTTTGCACCGCTCTGGCGCACGGGTTTAAACAAGCCAATCGATCA containing:
- a CDS encoding rhodanese-like domain-containing protein, producing MTSLVRAIPAAPSAIALMHFSNRLTFETDCSDVFGSQQAGEVDFVLVDTRGPLAFERGHVPGAINIPGRLMTVETLAAYPTSTVFVVYCAGPHCNGANKAAVKLAALGYPVKEMIGGVTGWLDEGFELSVEAARPASTVVSCEC
- a CDS encoding type 1 glutamine amidotransferase, producing MPELNLIQHHPAEGPGAIAEWARLRGITLNVFRADLGQLPPISAAPVILLGGPYESNAGPEWLEHERQWLAASLEQGAAVFAICLGAQLLALSLGGSVRRMARPETGWTRVSFADGQVLNVLEWHEDAIDLPPGAQLLASSAACEQQMYRVGPTRVGLQFHPEWDAQSVVLLNEHFGDESPLPRGEDDGVEHAAVFEWLRGTLDGWWAGV